The nucleotide sequence GTGCCCCTGCGGACCAGGTAGACGGTCAGCGACCGGATGTACATGGCGCCGATGCCCAGACCCAGCGCCATCTCGAAGATGTCGTTGGTGATCGCGAAGGCGCCGATGACCCCGTCGAAGGAGAAGGACGCGTCGATGACCTCGAGGTAGAGGAACAGGAAGAACGCGGCCTTGCCGGCGAGGCCGACCACGGTGGCACCACTGGAGCCACGGCCGCCGCTGCCGTTGAGCTGGGCGTTCGCGGCGCTCTTCGTCTCCTCGCCGCTCTCGTCCGCGCCCTTGGCCTCGTCGGCCTCGTCGTCGTCTTCCTCCTCCTCTTCGAGCTTGTCCTCGAAGTAGCTGGAGATGCCGCCGACGATCAAGTAGGTGACCAGACCGGCGACGCCTGCCAGTAGGACGGTGGCGCTCTTGTCACCGCCGCCGTGGGCCACGTCGGTGGCCACGGTGGTGGCGGAGATCAGCAGCACGACGAGGGCGACGACGACCGAGAACGTGTCCAGCCGGCCCAGCTTGGCGAGGGGCTTCTCCAGCCACCCCAGCCACCTGATGTCCCGCTCCTCGAAGATGAAGTCGAGGAAGATCATCAGCAGGAACATCCCGCCGAAGGCCGCGATCGCCGGATGCGCCGCCGTGACCAGGTGCTCGTACTTGTCCTTGTCGTTGATCGCGAGATCGACGGCCTCGATGGGACTCAGCTTCGCCGTGATGGCGACGATGATCACCGGGAAGACCAGGCGCATGCCGAATACGGCGATCAGAATGCCGACCGTCAGGAAGATCTTCTGCCAGAAGGCGTTCATCTTGCGCAGAATGCCCGCGTTGATGACCGCGTTGTCGAATGAGAGCGAGATCTCCAGGATCGAGAGGATCCCGACGATCGCGAGCCCCTTCCACCCCCAGAGGACGCCGGCCAGGGCCAGACCGATCACCGTCACGGCGAACGACCAACCAAAGGTTTTGAGGAGCACTGCCTACCCAATCCTTCGTCGTAAGGTCTCCCCCGCGCACTATTACGCGGCTTTACGAAACGTTGACTCCGAAGTCTAGAGCGATGCCACGCAGACCCGACGCGTACCCCTGCCCCACGGCCCTGAACTTCCACTCGCCTCCATAGCGATAGACCTCGCCAAAGATCATCGCGGTCTCGCCGGAGGCGTCCTCGGAGAGGTCGTAGCGGGCCAGCTCCTGGCCGTCCGCCTGGTTCACCACCCGAATGAAGGCGTTGCTGACCTGCCCGAACGTCTGGCGCCTGGCATCGGCGTCATGGATCGAGACCGGGAAGACGATCTTGTCGACCTCGGCCGGGACCTTGACCAGATCGATCAGCAGGGACTCGTCGTCACCCTCGCCCTCACCGGTGAGGTTGTCGCCGGTGTGCTCGACGGAGCCCTCGGGGCTCTTGAGGTTGTTGTAGAAGATGAAGTACTCATCGCCGAGCACCCGCCCCGACTGGCACAGCAGCGCGCTGGCGTCCAGGTCGAACGGCGCTCCGGTGGTGGAGCGCGCGTCCCAGCCCAGGCCGATGAGCACGTGTGTGAGATTCGGAGCGGCTTTGGAGAGGGAGACATTGCCCCCCTTGGCGAGTGTGACGCCCATGATGCTGATTCCTCCCCGGGTGGTGCGTGGGTGATGCGCGTCCGGCGCCGCACCCCTGCCGCTGGGGCGCGGGGGTGCGGCGCCGGAATGGCCTCGCGCGGAGGCCGAATGCGGCCTCGTACGGGCCGCTGAACAGCCTTGGACGGCCTGTGACGGCCCTCGACGGCTCGCTCAGACGTTGACGCCGAAGTCCTGCGCGATACCGCGCAGACCCGAGGCGTACCCCTGGCCGATGGCGCGGAACTTCCACTCCGCCCCGTTCCGGTACAGCTCGCCGAAGACCATGGCGGTCTCGGTCGAGGCGTCCTCGGAGAGGTCGTAGCGGGCCAGCTCATTGCCGTCGGCCTGGTTCACCACGCGGATGAAGGCGTTGCGCACCTGGCCGAAGCTCTGCTGCCGGGTCTCGGCGTCGTAGATCGACACCGGGAAGACGATCTTGGCGACATCGGCGGGGACGCCCGCCAGGTTCACCTTGATCTGCTCGTCGTCGCCCTCGCCCTCACCGGTGATGTTGTCACCGGTGTGCTCGACGGAGCCGTCGGGGCTCTTGAGGTTGTTGAAGAAGACGAAGTTCTGGTCGTTGCCGACCTTGCCCTCGGCGTTGGTCAGCAGGGCGCTGGCGTCGAGGTCGAAGTCCGTGCCCGTGGTGGTGCGGGCGTCCCAGCCCAGACCCACGACGACCGCGGTCAGGTTCGGGGCTTCCTTGGTCAGCGAGACATTGCCGCCCTTGCTGAGGCTGACTCCCACGAGTCCTCCCAAAAAGGTTCGTCAGGAGCACTGCGTGCCCCTTCATCAAAGGTTTCCCATCAGGATCAACGCGTCGATCCTAGTGAGCGGTTCCCAGCTGCTACAGGGTTTCGAGGGCCTTGGCGTAGTCGTTCAGGTCCCGCGCGTCGGGCAGGCCGTTGACGATCGTCCAGCGCACCACGCCCTCCTTGTCGATCACGAAGGTGCCGCGCACCGCGCAACCCTTGTCCTCGTCGAAGACGCCGTAGGCGCGGCTGGTCTCGCCGTGCGGCCAGAAGTCCGACAGCAGGGGGTACTCCAGCCCCTCCTGCTCGGCGAAGACCCGCAGGCTGAAGGGCGAGTCATTGGAGACCGCCAGCAGCTGGACCTCGTCGTTGACGAACGTCGGCAGCTCGTCGCGGAGCGCGCACAGCTCGCCGGTGCAGACGCCGGTGAAGGCGAACGGGTAGAAGAGGAGCACGACGTTCTTCTCGCCCCGGAAGTCGGACAGCTTGACCGACTCCCCGTGCTGGTTCTTCAGCTGAAAGTCGGGGGCCTTCGCACCGACCTCTATCGCCATGGGGACATCCCTTCGCTCACGTTCGAAAGATCACGTTCGAATGATCATGTGGTGCGCGTCCACCCTACGTGCAGAGCCCCCCTCCGAAAGGGAACGGAGGGGGGCTCTGAGGTGTGGATCCGCCAAGCCTCAGCGCTTGCCGCTGCGAGCGGCCTTCGGCGTGACCAGACGGCTGCCCGTCCAGTCCTTGCCCGCGTTGAAGCTCTTGGTCTGGGACAGGCCCGCGGTGGTCGCGGCCTCATTGATGTCGCTCGGCTCGACATAGCCGTCACGGCCGGTCTTGGGCGTCAGCAGCCAGACCGGTGCGCCGTCGTCGATCATCTGGATGGCGTCCACCAGCGCGTCCGTCAGATCGCCGTCGTCCTCTCGGAACCACAGC is from Streptomyces hygroscopicus and encodes:
- a CDS encoding membrane protein, encoding MLLKTFGWSFAVTVIGLALAGVLWGWKGLAIVGILSILEISLSFDNAVINAGILRKMNAFWQKIFLTVGILIAVFGMRLVFPVIIVAITAKLSPIEAVDLAINDKDKYEHLVTAAHPAIAAFGGMFLLMIFLDFIFEERDIRWLGWLEKPLAKLGRLDTFSVVVALVVLLISATTVATDVAHGGGDKSATVLLAGVAGLVTYLIVGGISSYFEDKLEEEEEDDDEADEAKGADESGEETKSAANAQLNGSGGRGSSGATVVGLAGKAAFFLFLYLEVIDASFSFDGVIGAFAITNDIFEMALGLGIGAMYIRSLTVYLVRRGTLDDYVYLEHGAHYAIGALAVILLVTIKYEINEVITGLVGVVLIAASYWSSVVRNRREAAEGEGSETKAEVTSGV
- a CDS encoding chemical-damaging agent resistance protein C, producing the protein MGVSLSKGGNVSLTKEAPNLTAVVVGLGWDARTTTGTDFDLDASALLTNAEGKVGNDQNFVFFNNLKSPDGSVEHTGDNITGEGEGDDEQIKVNLAGVPADVAKIVFPVSIYDAETRQQSFGQVRNAFIRVVNQADGNELARYDLSEDASTETAMVFGELYRNGAEWKFRAIGQGYASGLRGIAQDFGVNV
- a CDS encoding chemical-damaging agent resistance protein C, whose product is MGVTLAKGGNVSLSKAAPNLTHVLIGLGWDARSTTGAPFDLDASALLCQSGRVLGDEYFIFYNNLKSPEGSVEHTGDNLTGEGEGDDESLLIDLVKVPAEVDKIVFPVSIHDADARRQTFGQVSNAFIRVVNQADGQELARYDLSEDASGETAMIFGEVYRYGGEWKFRAVGQGYASGLRGIALDFGVNVS